One window from the genome of Streptomyces sp. NBC_01476 encodes:
- a CDS encoding PucR family transcriptional regulator, whose translation MLTLSEILTFDVLGRAGAEVLAGHDALDRLVRWVHSSEIYEIGPLLSGGELLLTTGLGLAGADAGACRHYVRELDERGVSGVAVELGRSLPDMPYALVDESRRRGLPLIALRQVVPFIRITEAVNTAIVTQTLTDQPYRPGGAGVLADLEGGTALSQQQVTARLRALGFRPERAHRLVGVAVHAAGPAAAAAVLDRAAERLGGPLLRGAAPGSAAALLALPAPPAGEPVRLARAAVAEAATALPGTDGLTFALGPAVRADAGWRRWGETLREARATLRLALTVPLPEAGPGARGGAVVTTSRALALERELAGDGLTAAGRARLVTLVDRALGPLLGWEAAHPSDLVHTLEVHLRNGCSPTRTAALLHVGRQSLYQRLERIESLLGLPVADPEAHGELLFAACAHRLLRAAD comes from the coding sequence GTGCTGACCCTGAGCGAGATCCTGACGTTCGACGTGCTCGGCAGGGCCGGCGCCGAAGTACTGGCCGGGCACGACGCGCTGGACCGGCTGGTGCGGTGGGTGCACTCCAGTGAGATCTACGAGATCGGGCCGCTGCTGTCAGGCGGCGAACTGCTGCTGACCACCGGACTCGGCCTGGCCGGCGCCGACGCCGGAGCGTGCCGCCACTACGTCCGCGAACTCGACGAGCGGGGTGTGTCGGGCGTCGCCGTCGAACTGGGCAGGTCACTGCCGGACATGCCGTACGCCCTTGTCGACGAGAGCCGGCGCCGGGGACTGCCGCTCATCGCGCTGCGGCAGGTCGTGCCGTTCATCCGGATCACCGAGGCGGTCAACACCGCGATCGTCACCCAGACGCTGACCGATCAGCCGTACCGGCCGGGCGGCGCGGGCGTGCTGGCCGATCTGGAGGGTGGCACCGCGCTCAGCCAGCAGCAGGTGACCGCCCGGCTGCGGGCGCTGGGTTTCCGCCCCGAGCGCGCGCACCGGCTGGTCGGCGTCGCCGTCCACGCGGCCGGTCCGGCGGCTGCCGCGGCCGTACTCGACCGTGCCGCCGAGCGGCTGGGCGGCCCACTGCTGCGGGGAGCAGCTCCGGGTTCCGCCGCCGCGCTCCTCGCGCTGCCGGCGCCGCCGGCGGGTGAGCCGGTGCGGCTGGCGCGGGCCGCCGTCGCGGAGGCGGCAACCGCCCTGCCCGGCACCGACGGGCTGACGTTCGCGCTCGGACCCGCCGTCCGCGCCGACGCGGGCTGGCGCCGCTGGGGCGAAACCCTGCGCGAGGCCCGCGCCACCTTGCGGCTTGCCCTCACCGTGCCGCTGCCGGAGGCCGGTCCTGGCGCGCGGGGCGGCGCCGTGGTGACGACCTCGCGCGCCCTGGCCCTGGAGCGCGAACTGGCCGGTGACGGCCTCACCGCCGCCGGCCGCGCCCGCCTGGTCACCCTGGTCGACCGGGCCCTGGGCCCGCTGCTGGGGTGGGAGGCCGCCCACCCCAGCGATCTCGTGCACACCCTGGAGGTGCACCTGCGCAACGGCTGCAGCCCGACCCGTACCGCGGCGCTGCTGCACGTGGGTCGGCAGTCGCTCTACCAGCGCCTGGAACGTATCGAGTCGCTGCTCGGTCTGCCGGTCGCCGACCCCGAAGCCCACGGCGAACTGCTCTTCGCGGCCTGCGCGCACCGCCTGTTGCGGGCCGCGGACTGA
- a CDS encoding LuxR C-terminal-related transcriptional regulator: MERQQQERAGGAPLVPVVRSDGQRYAGLAELGAVLADVDDLEQLGEAYLALAGRVIDFPMSAVYLFGEGTESPSWYASRNVSNRFMTTYERLGRPIDDELRQALATASPVYNLAGRSLHQWRQTDVYRLVDRMENMLHVLKAPIVVRGAIIGTIDFASDRADTPVTETDLHLMGAMAGVVGGAVTALRTRRRLEERLNVVTLALENSSAAVAYISPDSDEPTVTPSAAALLDGLWEGADILYRILRDTEPSVAESHRSYLVRRRDGTKDVLNCTIRSVPGQPEAEVMELSLESAEPRYLNQRLPSLSTRESDVAGMVAAGLSDREIAEELTLSVYTVRQHMKNIYTKLEIGSRVQLTRVFFGKTARVTPPRR, from the coding sequence TGCCCGTCGTCCGAAGTGACGGGCAGCGCTACGCCGGCCTGGCGGAGCTGGGCGCCGTCCTGGCCGACGTCGACGACCTGGAACAGCTCGGCGAGGCGTACTTGGCGCTCGCCGGGCGGGTCATCGACTTCCCGATGAGCGCGGTGTACCTCTTCGGTGAGGGCACCGAGAGCCCCTCCTGGTACGCCTCGCGCAACGTCAGCAACCGGTTCATGACCACGTACGAGCGGCTGGGGCGGCCCATCGACGACGAGCTCCGGCAGGCACTGGCGACCGCGTCGCCGGTCTACAACCTGGCCGGCCGCTCCCTCCACCAGTGGCGGCAGACCGATGTGTACCGGCTGGTGGACCGGATGGAGAACATGCTCCACGTGCTCAAGGCGCCGATCGTGGTCCGGGGCGCCATCATCGGCACGATCGACTTCGCGTCCGACCGGGCGGACACACCCGTCACCGAGACGGACCTGCACCTGATGGGGGCGATGGCGGGCGTGGTCGGCGGCGCGGTGACCGCGCTGCGCACCCGCCGGCGCCTCGAAGAGCGGCTGAACGTGGTCACGCTGGCCCTGGAGAACAGCTCCGCCGCGGTCGCGTACATCAGCCCCGACTCCGACGAGCCCACGGTGACGCCGTCGGCGGCGGCGCTGCTCGACGGGCTCTGGGAGGGCGCCGACATCCTGTACCGGATCCTGCGGGACACCGAGCCGTCGGTTGCCGAGTCGCACCGCTCCTACCTGGTCCGCCGGCGGGACGGGACGAAGGACGTGCTCAACTGCACCATCCGCTCGGTGCCCGGCCAGCCGGAGGCGGAGGTGATGGAGCTGTCCCTGGAGTCGGCGGAACCGCGTTATCTCAACCAGCGTCTGCCGTCACTGTCGACCCGGGAGTCGGACGTGGCCGGCATGGTCGCGGCGGGCCTGTCCGACCGCGAGATCGCCGAGGAGCTGACGCTGAGCGTCTACACGGTGCGGCAGCACATGAAGAACATCTACACCAAGCTGGAGATCGGCAGCCGGGTACAGCTGACCCGGGTCTTCTTCGGCAAGACCGCCCGGGTGACCCCGCCCCGCCGCTGA
- a CDS encoding purine-cytosine permease family protein, with protein MTPTSSPASLGGDGPSAAAVALPQAAPDEIVAYGDHVLAVEPTGAEPVPDDGRHGRPLQLLWTWTSPNMEFATVFIGVLAVGIFGLGFWPAVLAIVLGTALGAVAHGFLGLRGPRFGVPQMVAGRSAFGFYGNALPAGLNALSAGIGWFAVNSVSAAYALNTLLHWRLLLCLFIVVILQIAVAFLGHNFIHTAEKYAFPVLTVIFLVTSAVILAKAHPSAADGSHAFNGAFLLTTGAAFGYAAGWTPYGSDYTRYLPRDTARWKVALWPGLGVLISCVLLETVGAASATLAAPKNATLTGAFIHGLPEWLGKLTLLAIAVGGIAANALNIYSGALSFVAMGIRLPAAVRRATVALVFGVAGTIVAWTGLHDSGTRYENFLLVITYWIGPWLAVVFVDAFLRRGRPDAETGALLADRSYRNWSGPVAMAVGTAVGVLLFSNQTDFTGVVAQHVPQIGDIAFAVGFVVAGAVYVALRKVPGLGPATSRRAAVPEPV; from the coding sequence ATGACGCCCACCTCCTCCCCCGCATCGCTGGGAGGTGACGGCCCCTCAGCTGCCGCCGTCGCCCTCCCGCAGGCCGCGCCCGACGAGATCGTCGCCTACGGCGACCACGTGCTGGCCGTGGAACCGACCGGCGCGGAGCCGGTCCCCGACGACGGCCGGCACGGCCGCCCGCTGCAACTGCTGTGGACCTGGACCAGTCCCAACATGGAGTTCGCCACCGTCTTCATCGGGGTGCTCGCGGTCGGCATCTTCGGCCTCGGCTTCTGGCCCGCGGTGCTGGCGATCGTGCTGGGCACCGCGCTCGGCGCCGTCGCCCACGGCTTCCTCGGCCTGCGCGGCCCGCGGTTCGGCGTACCCCAGATGGTGGCCGGCCGCTCGGCCTTCGGCTTCTACGGCAACGCGCTGCCCGCCGGGCTCAACGCGCTGAGCGCGGGCATCGGCTGGTTCGCCGTCAACAGCGTCAGCGCCGCGTACGCGCTCAACACGCTGCTGCACTGGCGGCTGCTGCTGTGCCTGTTCATCGTGGTGATCCTGCAGATCGCGGTCGCGTTCCTCGGTCACAACTTCATCCACACGGCGGAGAAGTACGCCTTCCCGGTGCTGACGGTGATCTTCCTGGTGACCTCGGCGGTCATCCTGGCCAAGGCGCACCCTTCGGCGGCCGACGGCTCGCACGCCTTCAACGGGGCTTTCCTGCTGACCACCGGCGCGGCGTTCGGCTACGCGGCCGGCTGGACACCGTACGGCTCGGACTACACCCGCTACCTGCCCCGCGACACCGCCCGGTGGAAGGTGGCGCTGTGGCCCGGGCTCGGTGTGCTGATTTCCTGCGTGCTGCTGGAGACCGTGGGCGCCGCGTCGGCGACGCTGGCCGCCCCGAAGAACGCCACCCTCACCGGTGCGTTCATCCACGGGCTGCCGGAGTGGCTGGGCAAGCTGACCCTGCTGGCCATCGCCGTCGGCGGGATCGCCGCCAACGCGCTGAACATCTACTCGGGTGCGCTGTCCTTCGTGGCCATGGGCATCCGGCTCCCCGCGGCGGTGCGGCGCGCGACGGTCGCACTGGTCTTCGGCGTCGCCGGGACCATCGTGGCGTGGACGGGCCTGCACGACTCCGGAACGCGGTACGAGAACTTCCTGCTGGTCATCACCTACTGGATCGGTCCGTGGCTGGCGGTCGTCTTCGTCGATGCCTTCCTGCGGCGCGGCCGGCCCGACGCGGAGACCGGCGCGCTTCTCGCGGACCGCTCGTACCGGAACTGGTCGGGGCCGGTCGCGATGGCGGTGGGTACCGCGGTGGGCGTGCTGCTCTTCTCCAACCAGACGGACTTCACCGGGGTGGTCGCCCAGCACGTCCCGCAGATCGGCGACATCGCGTTCGCGGTCGGCTTCGTCGTGGCGGGGGCGGTGTACGTGGCGCTGCGGAAGGTGCCGGGTCTGGGCCCCGCCACCTCGCGGCGGGCGGCGGTCCCCGAACCGGTCTGA